One window of the Fuerstiella sp. genome contains the following:
- a CDS encoding sodium/solute symporter (Members of the Solute:Sodium Symporter (SSS), TC 2.A.21 as described in tcdb.org, catalyze solute:Na+ symport. Known solutes for members of the family include sugars, amino acids, nucleosides, inositols, vitamins, urea or anions, depending on the system.), with protein sequence MTLSVLNLLAQQPAPEGLQILDYVVVLIYLSGVLVAGWYFSRQQEEQEDYFVGGRKLPWFAVGLSIIATMLSTVSYLATPGEVIQHGMAMSIGLLATPFAFLLVNFMWVPFFMRLGVTSIYEYLEHRFGLVARLTAAALFVLILRLFWMATIVLTGSRAVAQITHESTERLFGLSWSPDQWLVVVLLSIGVFATLYTMLGGIKAVVWTDVAQFIALAGGVVLTLLFVVWKTGTGPVDWWTNTTSGNAVGHKLPPIASWDITTRNTILFTVLGAVFWTGCTFIGDQVAVQRYLTTPSVKAAVRGNIVNFVGDFLLMVMLSLCGMALLTYYLDPSFQTEIFKGITNPRDEKVADHVFPHFIEYGLPAGISGMVVAALFAVAMSSLDSGINSVAAVLTIDVFGRLSSRGSSTRSLWLPRIITVCVGIGCTLLALTMLRIPERYNIIGITLRTFNCALGPLGAMFVVGMFVRRVGQAAVVIAAWLGLAAAVSLAWWVELCWFIGLTDYATLSDATDNLVGPSPFLIVPVSAVVTFVVATMLSWLFPGMLGNSRVNETDRFLWKAVVAREGY encoded by the coding sequence ATGACTTTGTCTGTGCTTAACCTGCTCGCTCAGCAACCGGCGCCCGAGGGATTGCAGATTCTCGATTACGTCGTGGTTCTGATTTACCTGAGCGGAGTTTTAGTCGCAGGATGGTATTTTTCTCGCCAGCAGGAAGAACAGGAAGACTACTTTGTTGGCGGTCGAAAACTGCCGTGGTTTGCAGTCGGACTGAGCATCATTGCAACGATGCTGTCAACCGTGAGTTACCTTGCGACACCTGGTGAGGTGATCCAGCATGGTATGGCGATGTCGATTGGCTTGCTGGCGACACCATTTGCGTTTCTGCTCGTTAACTTTATGTGGGTGCCGTTCTTTATGCGGCTGGGAGTGACCAGCATCTATGAGTACCTGGAACATCGCTTTGGTCTGGTGGCACGCCTGACGGCAGCTGCACTGTTTGTTCTGATTCTGCGATTGTTCTGGATGGCCACCATCGTTCTTACCGGTTCACGGGCTGTTGCGCAAATCACACACGAGAGCACCGAACGACTGTTCGGTCTGAGTTGGTCGCCTGATCAGTGGCTGGTTGTGGTACTCCTGAGTATCGGTGTGTTCGCAACCTTGTACACCATGCTCGGCGGGATCAAGGCTGTGGTATGGACTGATGTGGCTCAGTTTATTGCCCTGGCAGGAGGGGTGGTGCTTACCTTGTTGTTCGTTGTCTGGAAAACGGGGACAGGGCCGGTTGACTGGTGGACGAATACAACCAGCGGTAATGCTGTCGGCCACAAACTGCCACCCATTGCCAGTTGGGATATTACCACCAGAAACACGATCCTGTTTACAGTTTTGGGTGCTGTGTTTTGGACTGGTTGCACCTTCATCGGTGACCAGGTGGCGGTGCAGAGATATCTGACAACACCATCTGTTAAGGCCGCAGTCAGAGGGAACATCGTTAACTTTGTCGGAGACTTCCTGCTGATGGTTATGCTGTCGCTGTGCGGGATGGCCCTGCTTACCTATTACCTTGATCCGTCATTTCAAACAGAAATTTTCAAAGGAATTACCAATCCGCGGGACGAGAAGGTCGCGGATCATGTGTTTCCTCATTTCATTGAGTACGGATTACCGGCGGGTATCTCCGGAATGGTCGTTGCGGCACTGTTTGCAGTGGCAATGTCCAGTCTTGATTCAGGAATCAATTCAGTGGCCGCCGTGTTGACCATCGATGTCTTTGGACGGTTGAGTTCACGTGGGTCATCCACACGCAGTCTGTGGTTGCCGCGGATAATCACCGTCTGTGTCGGGATTGGCTGTACGCTACTGGCCTTGACTATGCTTCGTATCCCTGAACGATATAACATCATTGGAATTACACTGCGGACGTTCAACTGTGCGCTCGGTCCACTGGGGGCCATGTTTGTCGTTGGCATGTTCGTTCGACGAGTCGGTCAGGCTGCTGTTGTCATTGCGGCATGGCTCGGACTTGCGGCAGCGGTCAGCCTGGCCTGGTGGGTGGAACTTTGCTGGTTCATCGGTCTGACCGACTACGCAACATTGTCTGATGCCACCGACAATCTCGTCGGGCCGAGTCCGTTTCTGATCGTACCTGTTTCAGCCGTGGTTACCTTTGTTGTTGCCACCATGTTGAGCTGGCTGTTTCCCGGAATGTTGGGCAATTCCCGAGTGAATGAGACGGACCGGTTTCTGTGGAAGGCCGTGGTTGCCCGTGAAGGGTATTAG
- a CDS encoding amidohydrolase family protein, with the protein MCGSFWLTIGNGGGAAGDPTLQVRAIQDCRHDNVFVDTSSARSILPGLVEWAVAEIGSERVLFGTDAPLYSTAMQRIRIDSAEITDNQKFDILYRNAERLLGLDSSD; encoded by the coding sequence ATGTGCGGCTCATTCTGGCTCACCATTGGTAATGGTGGTGGAGCGGCCGGAGATCCAACGCTGCAGGTGCGTGCGATTCAGGATTGCCGGCACGACAACGTTTTCGTTGATACGTCCAGTGCCAGATCCATACTGCCGGGCCTGGTGGAGTGGGCCGTTGCTGAGATCGGATCCGAACGGGTACTGTTTGGAACGGATGCTCCATTGTATTCAACGGCCATGCAGCGGATACGGATTGATTCAGCGGAGATCACGGACAACCAGAAATTCGACATACTTTACAGGAATGCTGAACGTCTGCTCGGGCTCGACAGTTCTGACTGA
- a CDS encoding aldo/keto reductase produces the protein MNHCVLGSSGLLVSPISLGTMTFGEPVAEAQAIKLVHGALDLGINFVDTANVYEGYKRFLGSPGGTAEEIVGKAIQGKRDKFVLATKVGAPVGAGSLDRGLSAVHVLRELDRSLKRLQTDYIDLYIIHWPDKLVPLETTMTAMQQAVCQGKIRHFGVSNHSAAQLCEMLWLADKNGCPRVVSSQIPFSLLRREFQNDLSFCDRHSIAVTPYQPLQGGLLTGKYTRGAAPPSDSRAAEKPEWMWEFGDQLFDRLERIEKLAAEINVPASQYALAWTLGQTAMKSLVVGVKSMKQIQDAVDSLEIEIPDAHFEQLDEICPPPWLQPDPLRG, from the coding sequence ATGAACCACTGTGTACTGGGATCCAGCGGACTTCTCGTTTCGCCGATCAGTCTGGGAACGATGACCTTTGGTGAGCCCGTGGCTGAAGCACAGGCCATCAAACTGGTGCATGGAGCCCTTGATCTGGGAATCAATTTTGTCGACACCGCCAACGTGTACGAAGGATACAAACGGTTTCTCGGCAGTCCCGGCGGCACGGCCGAAGAAATTGTTGGAAAAGCCATCCAGGGGAAACGCGACAAATTTGTTTTAGCGACCAAAGTTGGGGCTCCCGTGGGAGCCGGGTCTCTGGACCGCGGGTTGTCGGCAGTTCATGTTCTGCGTGAACTGGATCGCAGTCTCAAACGGTTACAGACTGACTACATTGATTTATACATCATTCACTGGCCGGATAAGCTTGTACCACTGGAAACAACGATGACAGCGATGCAGCAGGCTGTCTGTCAGGGAAAGATTCGACACTTTGGAGTATCTAATCATAGTGCAGCGCAACTTTGCGAAATGTTGTGGCTGGCCGATAAGAACGGCTGTCCGCGTGTGGTTTCATCGCAGATCCCATTCAGTCTGTTGCGACGGGAGTTTCAAAATGATCTCTCATTCTGCGATCGTCATTCCATTGCTGTGACGCCGTATCAACCTCTTCAGGGGGGATTGCTGACCGGAAAATACACCCGCGGCGCCGCTCCGCCGAGTGATTCACGGGCCGCCGAAAAACCGGAATGGATGTGGGAATTTGGCGATCAGTTGTTCGACCGACTGGAGCGGATTGAGAAACTGGCGGCGGAAATCAACGTACCGGCGAGTCAGTACGCGCTTGCCTGGACGCTCGGACAAACGGCAATGAAATCGCTGGTCGTTGGTGTGAAGAGCATGAAGCAGATTCAGGACGCCGTCGATTCTTTGGAAATTGAAATTCCTGACGCGCATTTTGAACAACTAGATGAAATCTGCCCGCCACCGTGGCTGCAGCCGGATCCACTGCGCGGTTAG
- a CDS encoding aminotransferase class IV, with the protein MSARLVYLNGKFVPECDARVSIFDSALMYGDMAFEMTRTFNHKPFRLREHLDRLYGSLRLLEIDCGLSIDEMEKLTRETLERNIPTEADDMDWQIMHDVSRGPLPLYSSAFGAGVQPTVSINCWPLITHTGGFANNYRTGVEIMIPAQQTIPAHLLDLKAKTRSRVHYRMAELQGQRAGGRWPVLLDPDGFLAEGPGWNIFLVRNGVIFTPEPRNVLNGVSRNATIEFAGIAGIEVRETNLGRYEALTAEEIFCTATTYSLVHATSFEGQTVGDGRPGPVFHTLLNTWKDQVGIDFVAQALDYAPRVAAWQKNDAKSAAQA; encoded by the coding sequence ATGTCAGCCAGACTTGTGTACCTGAATGGAAAATTTGTCCCGGAGTGTGATGCCCGGGTGTCGATTTTTGATTCGGCACTCATGTATGGCGACATGGCGTTTGAGATGACACGCACATTCAATCACAAACCATTTCGTCTGCGCGAACACCTGGACCGACTCTATGGTTCGCTGCGACTGCTCGAAATTGACTGCGGACTGTCGATTGACGAAATGGAAAAATTAACACGGGAAACCCTGGAACGAAATATTCCAACCGAAGCTGATGATATGGACTGGCAGATCATGCACGATGTGTCACGAGGTCCGCTGCCGCTCTACAGCAGTGCGTTCGGCGCAGGCGTGCAACCTACGGTTTCGATCAATTGCTGGCCATTGATTACGCACACGGGTGGTTTTGCCAACAATTACCGAACTGGTGTGGAAATCATGATCCCCGCCCAGCAAACCATTCCCGCTCACTTGCTGGATCTGAAAGCGAAGACGCGAAGCCGGGTCCACTATCGCATGGCCGAACTGCAGGGACAGCGCGCAGGCGGCAGGTGGCCTGTCCTGCTGGACCCCGATGGTTTTCTTGCTGAAGGACCTGGGTGGAATATTTTTCTGGTCCGGAACGGCGTGATCTTCACACCCGAACCGCGAAATGTACTGAATGGAGTCAGCCGAAACGCAACGATCGAATTCGCAGGAATTGCAGGCATCGAGGTCCGTGAAACCAACCTGGGCCGTTACGAAGCACTGACCGCAGAAGAAATTTTCTGCACGGCGACGACCTACTCTCTGGTGCATGCCACATCGTTCGAGGGACAGACAGTTGGTGACGGTCGACCGGGACCAGTGTTTCACACGCTGCTGAATACCTGGAAAGATCAGGTCGGCATCGACTTTGTTGCCCAGGCACTTGACTACGCACCGCGCGTGGCGGCGTGGCAGAAGAACGACGCAAAGAGCGCTGCACAAGCGTGA
- a CDS encoding DUF1501 domain-containing protein has product MITLLGNPKRTCGGVTRRDVLTAGGLSLLGMTLPDLIRAEQSAPSLPQNGKAKSVILIYLFGGPPLHDTFDPKPDAPVEVRGEFGSTPTSVPGVHYCELLPQMAKWMNRSTLIRSATHPHNDHSAGLLYTMTGKRAAKLESAVPVLPTQAPSMNSVIQYLARNEQRELPASVWMPCYTGWGQASVRPGPYGGFLGRQYDPFMTECEPYSEKECKYAYPERVKGNIVLPEMSLADGISIDRLDKRRSLSQQFNDEFRRVEQTQAIDRLDQSRRQAFDLLTSANRPNSPWRAFSTEKEDARLQDRYGRNLYGHSMLVARRLIESDVRFVTVTWEVFEKLKIDQDGWDTHQRNFHILRNHRLPVLDQAWSALCEDLDDRGLLDETLIVVMGEMGRSPKINAKGGRDHWSYCHNVLLTGAGVKHGHVYGASDRVGAWPASDPVSPESLIATIYAAMGIDTTASIYDQSRRPHPIAQQGLPLDEVLV; this is encoded by the coding sequence ATGATCACTTTGCTTGGAAATCCAAAACGAACGTGTGGCGGAGTCACACGCCGGGATGTCCTGACAGCCGGCGGACTGTCGCTATTGGGGATGACACTGCCCGATCTGATACGCGCGGAACAGTCTGCACCTTCGCTGCCTCAGAATGGCAAAGCAAAATCGGTCATCCTGATTTATCTGTTTGGCGGTCCTCCGCTGCACGACACGTTCGATCCCAAGCCCGACGCACCTGTGGAAGTCCGTGGTGAATTTGGCTCGACCCCTACCAGCGTTCCGGGTGTTCACTACTGTGAGTTGCTGCCACAGATGGCGAAATGGATGAATCGCTCCACACTGATTCGTTCTGCAACGCATCCGCACAACGATCACAGCGCCGGCCTGCTGTACACGATGACCGGAAAACGTGCCGCAAAACTCGAATCAGCGGTACCAGTGTTGCCGACACAGGCCCCCAGTATGAATTCGGTGATTCAGTACCTCGCCAGAAATGAACAAAGAGAACTCCCGGCGTCGGTCTGGATGCCTTGCTACACCGGTTGGGGTCAGGCGAGCGTTCGACCTGGCCCCTACGGAGGTTTCCTGGGACGTCAGTACGATCCGTTTATGACCGAGTGCGAACCGTACAGTGAGAAAGAGTGCAAATACGCCTATCCCGAGCGCGTCAAAGGAAACATTGTATTGCCGGAAATGAGTCTGGCGGATGGAATCTCAATCGACCGGCTGGACAAACGACGATCGCTGTCACAACAGTTCAACGATGAATTTCGTCGAGTGGAGCAGACGCAGGCAATCGATCGACTTGATCAGTCGCGACGTCAGGCATTCGATCTGTTGACCAGCGCAAATCGCCCCAACAGCCCGTGGCGGGCTTTCAGCACTGAAAAGGAAGACGCTCGTTTGCAGGACAGGTACGGCCGAAACCTGTACGGTCACTCAATGCTGGTTGCAAGACGACTCATCGAATCGGATGTGCGTTTTGTGACTGTCACCTGGGAAGTCTTCGAAAAACTGAAGATCGATCAGGACGGCTGGGATACACACCAGCGAAATTTTCACATTCTTCGGAATCACAGACTCCCGGTCCTGGATCAGGCCTGGTCAGCGTTGTGCGAAGATCTCGATGACCGCGGACTGCTGGACGAAACATTGATTGTCGTCATGGGCGAAATGGGTCGTTCACCAAAGATTAATGCGAAGGGAGGCCGCGATCACTGGTCGTACTGTCATAACGTGCTGCTGACCGGAGCAGGCGTCAAACACGGACACGTTTACGGCGCGTCCGACCGTGTTGGAGCGTGGCCTGCCTCCGACCCGGTGAGTCCTGAATCGCTGATCGCCACCATCTACGCTGCAATGGGAATCGACACCACGGCCTCCATTTACGATCAGTCCCGCCGTCCGCATCCGATCGCGCAACAGGGATTGCCGCTGGATGAAGTGCTGGTGTGA
- a CDS encoding PQQ-like beta-propeller repeat protein → MVKRLVVFVGAIFFVGSIVACLAAGAGGADFEHLKSVNWHQWRGPDASGVSTDADPPVTWSEDRNIQWRVQVDGLGNSTPIIWQDKVFLTTAIDTGRVDPSLTPPDEQPERPFGIRYPNTFHQYVVVCLDRKSGDEIWRRVAAETVPQEGHHSDNSFSTASPTTDGERLYAWFGMAGLYCYDLNGTHLWDRDLGPVKTRLSFGEGASPVVYGDRLVVVRDNDGQSSITVLDCLSGRTVWQKDRDEPSCWATPLIVQHNGTIQVVTNAHNRVRSYDLASGDLIWECGGQVSNVTPSPVAANNTVFCMSGYRGSALFALPLDVLGDITDGERIVWSQLQGTPYIPSPLLYDGRLYFNQSNKAILTCLDAETGRVVIERTRMPQVRGIYASPVAAAGRIYFVGRRGTTLVLEKTDRLKVLATNRLAEQFDASPAIAGDQLFLRGKQRLYCVANHGL, encoded by the coding sequence ATGGTTAAGAGATTGGTCGTCTTTGTCGGAGCAATATTTTTTGTCGGATCAATCGTAGCCTGTCTGGCGGCTGGTGCCGGCGGAGCTGATTTTGAGCATTTGAAATCTGTTAACTGGCATCAGTGGAGAGGGCCGGATGCCAGTGGTGTGTCGACCGATGCGGATCCGCCGGTGACGTGGAGTGAGGACCGGAATATTCAGTGGCGAGTACAGGTCGACGGTCTGGGAAATTCCACTCCGATTATCTGGCAGGACAAGGTCTTTTTGACGACTGCAATCGACACCGGACGCGTCGATCCCTCACTGACACCACCGGACGAACAGCCCGAGCGTCCATTTGGCATCAGGTACCCAAACACCTTCCATCAGTATGTGGTTGTTTGTCTCGATCGGAAATCCGGAGATGAAATCTGGCGGCGTGTGGCAGCAGAAACGGTGCCTCAGGAAGGACATCACAGTGACAACAGTTTTTCTACTGCGTCGCCGACGACCGATGGCGAACGACTGTATGCGTGGTTTGGAATGGCAGGGTTGTACTGCTACGATCTTAATGGAACGCACCTCTGGGACCGTGATCTGGGTCCTGTGAAGACTCGACTGAGTTTCGGTGAGGGGGCTTCACCGGTCGTGTATGGTGATCGGCTGGTTGTGGTCCGGGATAATGACGGACAGTCATCTATCACCGTGCTCGATTGTCTGTCAGGCAGAACGGTATGGCAAAAGGACCGTGATGAACCCAGTTGCTGGGCAACACCACTCATCGTTCAGCACAACGGGACGATTCAGGTTGTTACCAATGCTCACAACCGTGTGCGGAGTTACGACCTTGCCAGTGGAGACCTGATCTGGGAATGCGGCGGACAGGTTTCGAACGTGACTCCGTCACCGGTGGCGGCAAACAACACAGTGTTCTGTATGAGTGGTTATCGAGGATCGGCACTCTTTGCTTTGCCGCTTGACGTATTGGGTGACATCACTGATGGAGAAAGAATCGTGTGGTCTCAGTTGCAGGGCACACCGTACATTCCGTCACCTCTGCTGTACGATGGCCGACTTTATTTCAATCAGTCCAACAAGGCGATTCTGACCTGTCTGGATGCGGAAACCGGCAGGGTCGTGATTGAGCGGACCAGAATGCCACAGGTCCGCGGGATTTATGCCTCTCCTGTGGCGGCAGCCGGTCGCATTTATTTCGTGGGAAGACGCGGAACCACGCTGGTGCTGGAAAAGACCGATCGGCTGAAAGTGCTGGCAACAAACAGGCTTGCGGAGCAGTTTGACGCCTCTCCGGCGATAGCCGGAGATCAACTGTTTCTACGCGGGAAACAGCGACTCTATTGCGTCGCTAATCACGGGTTGTAA